In one window of Campylobacter concisus DNA:
- the mraY gene encoding phospho-N-acetylmuramoyl-pentapeptide-transferase: MFYYIYEILNFNIFQYITVRAGIAFFIAFALTAYLMPKFITWAKAKNAAQPIYELAPQTHQKKAKTPTMGGLVFVFTAVLSTVICARLDNAFVLTSLFCLVCFTLLGYKDDYSKILGAKNHAGLSPKAKLFFQFLIAFVISIFLYASHELSTEFYLPFFKQPILDLKIFAIFFWTLVIVAASNSVNLTDGLDGLATVPSIFSLLTLGVFAYICGHAVFSSYLLLPKIVGVGESVVVSSALIGSLMGFLWFNCHPAEVFMGDSGSLSVGAYIGFMGVATKNEILLIIIGLIFVVETLSVILQVGSFKIFKRRIFLMAPIHHHFEIKGWAENKIIVRFWIIALLANLIALTALKIR; the protein is encoded by the coding sequence ATGTTTTACTATATCTATGAAATTTTAAATTTTAATATCTTTCAATACATCACCGTCCGTGCTGGTATTGCTTTTTTCATCGCTTTTGCACTCACAGCTTATTTGATGCCCAAATTTATCACTTGGGCAAAGGCAAAAAACGCCGCCCAGCCTATCTATGAGCTTGCCCCACAAACTCACCAAAAAAAGGCCAAAACGCCGACCATGGGCGGACTTGTCTTTGTCTTCACAGCCGTACTTTCCACGGTAATTTGTGCAAGGCTTGATAACGCATTTGTCTTAACATCTCTCTTTTGCCTAGTTTGCTTTACACTGCTTGGCTACAAGGACGATTACAGTAAAATTTTAGGAGCAAAAAACCACGCCGGCCTAAGCCCAAAAGCAAAGCTCTTTTTTCAGTTTTTAATAGCCTTTGTAATTTCTATTTTTTTATATGCAAGTCACGAGCTTAGCACCGAGTTTTATCTACCTTTTTTTAAGCAACCTATTTTAGATTTAAAAATTTTTGCCATTTTCTTTTGGACACTGGTCATAGTCGCTGCTTCAAATTCAGTAAATTTAACAGACGGGCTTGACGGGCTAGCTACTGTGCCATCGATATTTTCACTTTTAACACTTGGCGTTTTTGCTTATATCTGCGGACACGCTGTCTTTAGCTCATATTTACTCTTACCAAAGATCGTAGGCGTTGGCGAAAGCGTTGTTGTCTCTTCAGCCCTAATTGGCTCATTAATGGGCTTTTTATGGTTTAACTGCCATCCAGCTGAAGTCTTTATGGGCGATAGCGGTAGCTTAAGTGTTGGAGCATATATCGGTTTTATGGGTGTTGCTACCAAAAACGAAATCTTACTCATCATCATCGGACTCATATTTGTCGTTGAGACCCTAAGCGTCATTCTGCAGGTAGGCAGCTTTAAAATTTTTAAACGCAGAATTTTTCTTATGGCGCCTATACATCACCATTTTGAGATAAAAGGCTGGGCGGAAAATAAGATCATCGTTCGCTTTTGGATCATCGCACTTTTAGCAAATCTAATCGCACTAACTGCGCTAAAGATCAGATAA
- the gpmI gene encoding 2,3-bisphosphoglycerate-independent phosphoglycerate mutase translates to MSQKTILIITDGIGFNKSGKFNAFEAAKKPNYEKFFKEIPNSLIKTSGNAVGLPEGQMGNSEVGHMCIGSGRVLYQNLVKISRSFADGSIAENEALKALFKKCKKIHVIGLYSDGGVHSHMEHFDGMCELASKNGCEVFAHAITDGRDVSPNSGINFIKSLEAKFKVATVCGRFYAMDRDKRWERVKEAYDSLVNGANLSSLSPSEYLQKSYDEGVTDEFVKPASFNGFKGMGEDDGVIFINFRNDRAREICQALGEEKFSEFERPFAIKNLITMTEYDANFKFEVLFKNEKIKNTLSEVIAAAGLRQLHTAETEKYAHVTFFFNGGVEELASNETRVLIPSPKVKTYDEKPEMSAAEVCKAVLKGMDDEQDFIVVNFANGDMVGHTGNYDAAIKAVEAVDVALGEIYAKAKEKNYAMIITSDHGNCEEMRDSSGELLTNHTTYDVFCFVMADGVKKVKNGGLNNIAPSVLKIMGLEIPAEMDEVLI, encoded by the coding sequence ATGAGTCAAAAAACTATTTTAATAATAACTGATGGTATTGGATTTAATAAAAGCGGTAAATTTAACGCATTTGAGGCGGCTAAAAAGCCAAATTATGAGAAATTTTTTAAAGAAATTCCAAACTCGCTCATAAAGACATCTGGAAACGCTGTGGGACTACCTGAAGGGCAGATGGGAAACAGCGAAGTAGGGCACATGTGTATAGGAAGCGGACGAGTTTTGTATCAAAATTTGGTCAAAATTTCACGTAGCTTTGCTGATGGCTCGATAGCAGAAAATGAAGCCCTAAAAGCTCTTTTTAAAAAGTGCAAAAAAATTCACGTCATAGGGCTTTATAGCGACGGCGGCGTGCACTCTCATATGGAGCATTTTGATGGTATGTGCGAGCTTGCTAGCAAAAATGGCTGCGAAGTTTTTGCCCACGCTATCACCGACGGACGCGACGTTAGCCCAAATAGCGGTATAAATTTTATAAAAAGCTTGGAAGCTAAATTTAAAGTAGCTACCGTTTGTGGAAGATTTTACGCGATGGATAGAGATAAACGCTGGGAGCGCGTAAAAGAGGCTTATGATAGCTTGGTAAATGGAGCAAATTTAAGCAGCTTATCGCCAAGCGAGTATCTACAAAAAAGCTACGATGAGGGCGTGACAGATGAGTTTGTAAAGCCAGCAAGCTTTAATGGCTTTAAGGGCATGGGCGAAGATGACGGCGTGATCTTTATAAATTTTAGAAATGATAGAGCAAGAGAAATTTGCCAGGCTCTAGGCGAGGAGAAATTTAGCGAGTTTGAGCGACCTTTTGCTATCAAAAATCTAATCACCATGACCGAATATGATGCAAATTTTAAATTTGAAGTGCTATTTAAAAATGAAAAGATAAAAAACACTCTAAGCGAGGTCATCGCAGCGGCTGGGCTAAGGCAGCTTCACACGGCTGAGACAGAAAAATACGCCCACGTCACATTTTTCTTTAACGGTGGCGTCGAGGAGTTAGCTAGCAATGAAACGAGGGTACTAATCCCTAGTCCAAAGGTAAAAACCTACGACGAGAAGCCAGAGATGAGCGCAGCAGAAGTTTGCAAAGCCGTACTAAAAGGCATGGATGACGAGCAAGACTTCATCGTGGTAAATTTCGCAAATGGCGATATGGTGGGGCATACTGGCAACTATGATGCTGCTATAAAAGCAGTTGAAGCAGTGGACGTGGCCCTTGGAGAAATTTACGCCAAAGCAAAAGAGAAAAACTACGCTATGATCATCACGAGCGATCACGGAAACTGCGAAGAGATGCGCGATAGCAGCGGTGAGCTACTGACAAACCACACGACTTATGATGTCTTTTGTTTTGTGATGGCTGATGGCGTAAAAAAGGTAAAAAATGGCGG